The Sinorhizobium meliloti genome includes a window with the following:
- the kdgD gene encoding 5-dehydro-4-deoxyglucarate dehydratase — MSPEEIKSRVGSGLLSFPVTHFTSDYKLNLESYRRHVEWLSRFEAAALFAAGGTGEFFSLSPNEVGQVTRAAKDVSGEVPIIAGCGYGTSLAVETAKIVEEAGADGILLLPHYLTEAPQEGIYAHVKAVCDSTGLGVILYNRANSVANADTVARLAEACPNLIGFKDGTGKVDLVRHVTAKLGDRLCYIGGMPTHELFAEGFNGVGVTTYSSAVFNFVPELAQRFYRAMRAGDRAVMEGILHTFFFPFAALRDRKAGYPVSIIKAGVELAGFAPGPVRPPLVDLTGEEREILQGLIEASRR; from the coding sequence TTGTCGCCTGAAGAAATCAAGTCGCGTGTCGGTTCGGGGCTCTTGTCCTTTCCGGTCACTCACTTCACGTCGGACTACAAGCTCAATCTGGAGAGCTATCGGCGTCATGTCGAGTGGCTTTCCCGCTTCGAGGCCGCGGCACTGTTCGCTGCCGGCGGCACCGGCGAGTTCTTTTCGCTCTCGCCGAATGAAGTGGGCCAGGTTACCCGCGCGGCCAAGGATGTATCGGGCGAGGTGCCGATCATTGCGGGTTGCGGCTATGGCACGTCCCTTGCCGTCGAGACGGCGAAAATCGTCGAGGAGGCGGGTGCCGACGGCATTCTCCTGCTGCCGCACTACCTGACGGAAGCACCGCAGGAAGGCATCTATGCTCATGTGAAGGCCGTCTGCGATTCGACGGGCCTCGGCGTCATTCTCTATAACCGCGCCAATTCGGTCGCCAATGCCGACACGGTCGCGCGCCTTGCCGAGGCCTGCCCCAACCTGATCGGCTTCAAGGACGGGACCGGCAAGGTGGACCTCGTGCGTCACGTGACGGCCAAGCTCGGCGACCGGCTCTGCTATATCGGCGGCATGCCGACCCATGAGCTCTTCGCGGAAGGGTTCAACGGCGTCGGTGTCACGACCTATTCGTCGGCAGTGTTCAATTTCGTGCCGGAACTGGCGCAGCGCTTCTACCGGGCCATGCGAGCCGGCGACAGGGCGGTGATGGAAGGCATCCTTCATACGTTCTTCTTCCCCTTCGCAGCCCTGCGCGACCGCAAGGCCGGCTATCCGGTCTCGATCATCAAGGCGGGCGTCGAGCTTGCCGGTTTTGCGCCCGGCCCGGTTCGCCCGCCCCTGGTGGATCTGACCGGCGAGGAGCGGGAGATATTGCAGGGACTGATAGAGGCATCGCGCCGCTGA
- a CDS encoding ABC transporter substrate-binding protein, whose amino-acid sequence MGNKSVRVIAGAMVVAGWAGYAAAQSASEIKIVLPEQPANFEPCGTIITNVGQILSRNVVEPLTIIDPKSGQPTPGLATEWKQTDPNTWQLKLREGVKFQDGAAFDAEAVKFSIERMTGGKLTCSNIAKFGDAKLTVTPLDELTVEIKSDKPQPILPTLLSVVMIVSPNTPADKAVNDPVGTGPFKLSSFTPQTVVLEAFDGYWGEKPAIAKASYVWRPESSIRAAMVETGEADLTPSIAIQDATNPETDFAYLNSETTAIRIDAGFAPLDDVRIRKALNLAIDWDGLAQLFGEDVQRASQMVVTGINGHDDKLAPWTFDAEKARALIAEAKAAGVPVDTEIELIGRNGIYPNGTEAMEAMMAMWQDVGLNVKLTMLDVNDWLRYLQKPFPESRGPNLLQMMHDNNKGDAAFTIPIFYTSAGSYSTFNDAALDKEVADAMAATGEDRTAKFKAIFAKVHDDLAVDIPMFHMIGYTRVGSRLEWKPDITTNSEIPLANIALKD is encoded by the coding sequence ATGGGAAACAAATCTGTTCGCGTCATCGCGGGAGCAATGGTGGTCGCCGGCTGGGCCGGCTACGCCGCTGCGCAAAGTGCCTCGGAAATCAAGATCGTCCTGCCGGAGCAGCCGGCCAATTTCGAGCCCTGCGGTACCATCATCACCAATGTCGGCCAGATATTGAGCCGCAACGTGGTCGAGCCGCTGACCATCATCGATCCGAAAAGCGGCCAGCCGACACCCGGTCTTGCGACCGAGTGGAAGCAGACCGATCCGAACACCTGGCAGCTCAAGCTGCGCGAAGGCGTCAAGTTCCAGGACGGAGCCGCCTTCGACGCAGAGGCGGTCAAATTCTCCATCGAGCGGATGACCGGCGGCAAGCTGACCTGCAGCAACATTGCCAAGTTCGGCGATGCCAAGCTGACGGTCACGCCGCTCGATGAGCTGACGGTCGAGATCAAGTCGGACAAGCCGCAGCCGATCCTGCCGACGCTGCTCAGCGTGGTCATGATCGTCTCGCCGAACACGCCGGCGGACAAGGCCGTCAACGACCCGGTCGGTACCGGGCCGTTCAAGCTTTCGAGCTTCACGCCGCAGACAGTCGTGCTGGAAGCCTTCGACGGCTACTGGGGCGAGAAGCCGGCCATCGCCAAGGCCAGCTATGTCTGGCGCCCGGAATCCTCGATCCGCGCCGCCATGGTGGAAACCGGCGAGGCCGACCTGACGCCGTCGATCGCGATCCAGGATGCGACCAATCCGGAAACGGACTTCGCCTATCTGAACTCCGAAACTACCGCGATCCGCATCGATGCCGGTTTTGCTCCGCTCGACGACGTCCGAATCCGCAAGGCGCTGAATCTGGCGATCGACTGGGATGGCCTCGCGCAGCTCTTCGGCGAGGACGTGCAGCGGGCTTCGCAGATGGTCGTCACCGGCATCAACGGCCACGACGACAAGCTGGCGCCCTGGACGTTCGATGCCGAAAAGGCGCGTGCGCTCATCGCCGAGGCCAAGGCCGCGGGCGTTCCGGTCGATACCGAAATCGAGCTGATCGGCCGCAACGGCATCTACCCCAACGGTACGGAAGCCATGGAAGCCATGATGGCCATGTGGCAGGATGTCGGCCTGAACGTGAAGCTGACGATGCTCGACGTGAACGATTGGCTGCGCTACCTGCAGAAGCCCTTCCCGGAGAGCCGCGGGCCGAACCTGCTGCAGATGATGCATGACAACAACAAGGGTGATGCCGCCTTCACCATTCCGATCTTCTACACCTCGGCCGGAAGCTATTCGACCTTCAACGACGCGGCACTCGACAAGGAGGTCGCCGATGCCATGGCTGCCACCGGTGAGGACCGTACGGCAAAGTTCAAGGCGATCTTCGCGAAGGTGCATGACGATCTCGCGGTCGACATCCCGATGTTCCACATGATCGGCTACACCCGGGTCGGCAGCCGCCTGGAGTGGAAGCCGGACATCACGACCAACAGCGAGATCCCGCTCGCCAATATCGCTCTCAAGGACTGA
- a CDS encoding ABC transporter permease — translation MLGYIGRRAYHSVISVIGLLTLVFFLTRLTGDPSALYLPLDSSLEARQAFARLNGLDQPIYVQFFQYLQNLMSLDFGQSPRQNRSAIEVALEAFPATLKLALVAMSLATVLAIVVGALAAARPGSLFDRIAGLVSLAGASTPDFWIAIVGILVFAVGLGMLPTSGTGTALHWIMPIAVLMLRPFGLLVQVVRGTMISALASPFIKTAHAKGMKRRKIIFGHALRNSLLPVITVAGDLATGLINGAVVVETIFGWPGIGKLMIDSIIQRDFAVVQSTILVTAIAIFIVNIAIDLLYAVLDPRIRY, via the coding sequence ATGCTCGGCTATATCGGCCGGCGGGCATATCACAGCGTAATTTCGGTGATCGGCCTGCTGACGCTCGTCTTCTTCCTCACGCGTTTGACCGGTGATCCGTCGGCGCTCTACCTGCCGCTCGATTCAAGTCTCGAGGCGCGCCAGGCCTTTGCACGCCTGAACGGCCTGGACCAGCCGATCTACGTGCAGTTCTTCCAGTACCTGCAAAACCTCATGTCCCTGGATTTCGGCCAGTCCCCGCGACAGAACCGGTCGGCGATCGAGGTGGCTCTCGAGGCCTTTCCGGCCACGCTGAAGCTCGCCTTGGTCGCAATGTCGCTCGCGACCGTGCTGGCCATCGTCGTCGGCGCGCTGGCCGCCGCCCGTCCCGGTAGCCTTTTCGACCGCATCGCCGGCCTCGTTTCGCTGGCGGGAGCGAGCACCCCCGATTTCTGGATCGCGATCGTCGGCATTCTCGTCTTTGCGGTCGGGCTCGGCATGTTGCCGACGTCGGGTACGGGCACTGCCCTGCACTGGATCATGCCGATCGCCGTCCTGATGTTGCGCCCATTCGGGCTGCTGGTCCAGGTGGTGCGTGGCACGATGATCTCCGCGCTCGCCTCGCCCTTTATCAAGACCGCCCACGCCAAGGGCATGAAGCGTCGCAAGATCATCTTCGGTCACGCGCTCAGGAACTCGCTGCTGCCGGTGATCACCGTCGCCGGTGACCTGGCGACCGGGCTGATCAACGGTGCTGTCGTCGTCGAGACGATCTTCGGCTGGCCGGGCATCGGCAAACTGATGATCGATTCGATCATCCAGCGCGATTTTGCCGTGGTGCAATCGACGATCCTCGTCACGGCAATCGCCATTTTCATCGTCAACATCGCGATCGACCTGCTCTACGCAGTGCTCGATCCTCGCATCCGCTACTGA
- a CDS encoding ABC transporter permease, translating to MTDLALPSVRSPGALRQLAIYLTRDKLALCAAVFLLVLIVCVLVGPLFVGELAGKLGLRQRNLPPFALEHGFIYILGADTLGRPILARLIVGAQNTLGIAAAAVFCSMALGGILGLAAGYSERWYSHVILRLADVVMSFPSLLLALIVLYTLGPSMTNLVIVLAITRMPIFIRTARAEVLELRERMFVSAARSMGASTGRILFRHIAPLVLPTLVTIAAIDFATVILAESSLSFLGLGIQPPDFTWGAMVANGRGYLKTAWWIAFWPGLAILLTTLSLNILASWARTVADPLQRWRLQSLRKAPR from the coding sequence ATGACCGACCTGGCATTGCCATCCGTAAGATCGCCCGGAGCCCTGCGGCAGCTTGCAATCTATCTCACCCGGGACAAGCTGGCGCTCTGCGCAGCCGTATTTCTGCTCGTGCTCATCGTCTGCGTGCTTGTCGGGCCGCTCTTCGTCGGCGAACTTGCCGGCAAGCTCGGGCTCAGGCAGCGCAACCTGCCGCCCTTCGCACTGGAGCACGGGTTCATCTACATTCTGGGAGCCGACACGCTCGGGCGGCCGATCCTGGCGCGGCTGATCGTCGGGGCGCAGAACACGCTCGGCATCGCGGCCGCCGCCGTCTTCTGCTCCATGGCTTTAGGCGGCATCCTCGGACTTGCCGCCGGCTATTCGGAGCGCTGGTATAGTCACGTCATCCTGCGGCTTGCCGATGTGGTGATGAGCTTTCCCTCGCTGCTGCTCGCATTGATCGTGCTCTATACGCTCGGTCCCAGCATGACGAACCTGGTGATCGTGCTGGCGATTACCCGCATGCCCATCTTCATCCGCACGGCGCGGGCCGAGGTTCTCGAACTGCGCGAGCGCATGTTCGTGAGTGCCGCGCGCTCCATGGGCGCAAGTACGGGACGCATCCTGTTCCGTCACATCGCGCCGCTCGTGTTGCCGACGCTGGTGACGATCGCGGCCATCGATTTCGCCACCGTCATCCTGGCCGAATCCTCCCTCAGCTTCCTCGGGCTCGGCATTCAGCCTCCGGATTTCACCTGGGGCGCTATGGTGGCCAACGGCCGCGGCTATCTGAAGACGGCGTGGTGGATCGCTTTCTGGCCGGGGCTCGCGATCCTGCTGACGACGCTTTCCTTAAACATTCTCGCCAGCTGGGCGCGGACCGTCGCCGATCCGCTGCAGCGCTGGCGTCTGCAATCGCTGCGAAAGGCCCCGCGATGA